A region from the Biomphalaria glabrata chromosome 14, xgBioGlab47.1, whole genome shotgun sequence genome encodes:
- the LOC129922894 gene encoding uncharacterized protein LOC129922894 produces the protein MTSVMTYQKYVRISLVALVWCPLLEAGLISRATPTGIEIGVTETLMMECLFTPGTDTKLTYASSIKLFHSESSAYAKYIDILTVLNVNNILGKAKDSADVKAEGSIDHTNPSVLRITWKGPTAKHSGSYKCVAHGVDENGNPDTVQSETVVTAKDADIEKVVDHVNHLNQQVDQLLKELNATEAKNNQLENEKKQQQQHLIDAQDSLFTPSPAFNGSRYLLTKTAGAMNYFNSVLTCGRLGGYLAEIDSEEEYKFVLDSLLKSSAYESVLISGTDEAVDKVWVHSFSKNNVTFFKWATYRPDSRELLNCLAYRKQLQWHNVEMECKTLCAFDGTLAFLCEVPDKSYEIIGNQH, from the exons ATGACATCTGTCATGACTTACCAAAAGTACGTACGAATAAGTCTCGTAGCTCTAGTCTGGTGCCCACTTCTAGAAGCAG GGTTGATATCTCGGGCAACTCCAACGGGTATAGAAATCGGCGTGACAGAGACACTTATGATGGAGTGCTTGTTTACACCAGGCACTGACACTAAATTAACATACGCATCGTCCATCAAACTGTTCCACTCCGAGAGTTCAGCCTACGCAAAGTACATTGACATTCTGACCGTCCTCAACGTGAACAACATTCTAGGAAAAGCCAAGGATTCAGCAGACGTTAAGGCCGAAGGCTCGATTGACCACACTAATCCTTCTGTGCTTCGTATCACCTGGAAAGGTCCGACAGCCAAACATTCCGGCTCGTACAAATGTGTAGCTCACGGTGTGGACGAGAATGGCAACCCCGATACGGTGCAGAGTGAAACCGTTGTTACCGCTAAAGATGCTGATATAGAAAAGGTGGTGGACCACGTGAATCATCTCAACCAACAAGTGGATCAGCTTCTGAAAGAGCTGAATGCAACGGAAGCGAAGAACAATCAGCTAGAAAATGAGAAaaagcaacaacagcaacattTAATCGACGCACAGGATTCGCTGTTTACGCCTTCCCCCGCGTTCAATGGATCACGTTACCTCTTGACCAAAACCGCAGGCGCCatgaactattttaattcaGTCTTGACGTGCGGACGACTTGGCGGTTATTTGGCGGAAATTGACTCGGAGGAGGAATACaagtttgtgttagatagtttACTGAAGAGCTCTGCTTACGAGTCAGTGCTTATCAGTGGAACAGATGAAGCGGTGGACAAAGTCTGGGTCCATAGCTTCAGTAAAAATAATGTCACGTTCTTTAAGTGGGCTACCTATAGGCCCGACTCGAGAGAACTGCTCAACTGTTTAGCTTACAGGAAGCAGCTTCAGTGGCATAACGTTGAGATGGAGTGTAAGACACTGTGCGCTTTTGATGGGACCCTCGCGTTTCTCTGCGAAGTACCAGACAAGAGTTATGAAATAATAGGAAACCAACATTGA
- the LOC129922742 gene encoding clumping factor A-like, with protein MTDYRTLSIQVDFFTASWEGGRKPYSWSPLGVDTFSEDSPEDSSEDSPEDSSEDSPEDSSEDSPGDSPEDSSEDSPEDSSEDSLVDSLEDSSEDSSEDSSEDSLVDSSEDSSEDSLVYSPEDSLEDSPEDSSEDSLVDSPEDSSEDSSEDSLVDSSEDSSEESLVDSPEDSSEDSPEDSSEDSLVDSPEDSSEDSSEDSLVDSSEDSSEDSLVDSPEDSSEDSPEDSSEDSPGDSPEDSSEDSPEDSSEDSLVDSLEDSSEDSSEDSSEDSLVDSSEDSSEDSLVYSPEDSLEDSPEDSSEDSLVDSPEDSSEDSSEDSLVDSSEDSSEESLVDSPEDSSEDSPEDSSEDSLVDSPEDSSEDSSEDSLVDSSEDSSEDSLVDSPEDSSEDSPDDSSEDSLVDSPEDSSEDSLVDSSEDSSEDSLVDSPEDSSEDSPEESSEDSLVDSPEDSSEDIYTVLYTKCLYGPKPEMGTCCLHHITETSLKHH; from the exons ATGACAGACTACAGAACATTATCCATACAAGTTGACTTCTTCACTGCAAGCTGG GAAGGTGGAAGAAAGCCTTATTCATGGTCCCCCCTCGGCGTAGATACATTTTCAGAGGATAGTCCAGAGGATAGTTCAGAGGATAGTCCAGAGGATAGTTCAGAGGATAGTCCAGAGGATAGTTCAGAGGATAGTCCAGGGGATAGTCCAGAGGATAGTTCAGAGGATAGTCCAGAGGATAGTTCAGAGGATAGTTTAGTGGATAGTCTAGAGGATAGTTCAGAGGATAGTTCAGAGGATAGTTCAGAGGATAGTTTAGTGGATAGTTCAGAGGATAGTTCAGAGGATAGTTTAGTGTATAGTCCAGAGGATAGTTTAGAGGATAGTCCAGAGGATAGTTCAGAGGATAGTTTAGTGGATAGTCCAGAGGATAGTTCAGAGGATAGTTCAGAGGATAGTTTAGTGGATAGTTCAGAGGATAGTTCAGAGGAAAGTTTAGTGGATAGTCCAGAGGATAGTTCAGAGGATAGTCCAGAGGATAGTTCAGAGGATAGTTTAGTGGATAGTCCAGAGGATAGTTCAGAGGATAGTTCAGAGGATAGTTTAGTGGATAGTTCAGAGGATAGTTCAGAGGATAGTTTAGTGGATAGTCCAGAGGATAGTTCAGAGGATAGTCCAGAGGATAGTTCAGAGGATAGTCCAGGGGATAGTCCAGAGGATAGTTCAGAGGATAGTCCAGAGGATAGTTCAGAGGATAGTTTAGTGGATAGTCTAGAGGATAGTTCAGAGGATAGTTCAGAGGATAGTTCAGAGGATAGTTTAGTGGATAGTTCAGAGGATAGTTCAGAGGATAGTTTAGTGTATAGTCCAGAGGATAGTTTAGAGGATAGTCCAGAGGATAGTTCAGAGGATAGTTTAGTGGATAGTCCAGAGGATAGTTCAGAGGATAGTTCAGAGGATAGTTTAGTGGATAGTTCAGAGGATAGTTCAGAGGAAAGTTTAGTGGATAGTCCAGAGGATAGTTCAGAGGATAGTCCAGAGGATAGTTCAGAGGATAGTTTAGTGGATAGTCCAGAGGATAGTTCAGAGGATAGTTCAGAGGATAGTTTAGTGGATAGTTCAGAGGATAGTTCAGAGGATAGTTTAGTGGATAGTCCAGAGGATAGTTCAGAGGATAGTCCAGACGATAGTTCAGAGGATAGTTTAGTGGATAGTCCAGAGGATAGTTCAGAGGATAGTTTAGTGGATAGTTCAGAGGATAGTTCAGAGGATAGTTTAGTGGATAGTCCAGAGGATAGTTCAGAGGATAGTCCAGAGGAAAGTTCAGAGGATAGTTTAGTGGATAGTCCAGAGGATAGTTCAGAGGATA TTTACACAGTGCTGTACACAAAATGCCTGTACGGTCCAAAACCTGAAATGGGAACGTGTTGCCTGCACCACATCACTGAAACATCACTGAAACATCACTGA